A stretch of the Narcine bancroftii isolate sNarBan1 chromosome 14, sNarBan1.hap1, whole genome shotgun sequence genome encodes the following:
- the limk1a gene encoding LIM domain kinase 1a isoform X3, with the protein MVAGEHKYHPECFTCLKCGAFIGDGDTYALVERSKLYCGCCYYHTIVTPVIDQILPDSPCARIPHTVTLVSIPASTEGKRGFSVSIDQPCSPRSCSSEHVHTVRVKEVDTDCISPDVKNSIHVGDRILEINGTPIRNVPLDEIDLLIQETSRLLKLTIEHDPHDPLLENQMDTLNPTSDIYNPQRPGGPNGEDGTVKKRPIVRSCSIDKSPSAGSPGSQKRDLGRSESLRIGTSAHRIFRPSDLIHGEVLGKGYFGRAIKVTHKETGEVMAMKELIRFDEETQRTFLKEVKVMRCLDHPNVLRFIGVLYKDKRLNFITEYIKGGTLRSIIKDLDTPLPWDHRVSFARDIAEGMSYLHSMNIIHRDLNSHNCLVRENKTLVVADFGLSRLMVDDKKQESQSTMRKQDRKKRYTVVGNPYWMAPEMINGKSYDEKVDIFSFGIVLCELIGRVNADPDYLPRTTDFGLNVPVFLDRYCPVECPAAFFPLAVMCCDLDPEKRPSFMNLGQWLLALKLHVEMNLPLSSDLEQIDRSFFQNHSRSKEKLLEPM; encoded by the exons GTTGCTGGGGAACACAAGTATCACCCAGAATGTTTTACGTGCCTAAAATGTGGTGCATTTATTGGAGATGGTGACACCTATGCATTGGTAGAGCGCTCCAAACTATACTG TGGTTGCTGCTACTACCATACGATAGTCACACCCGTCATTGATCAGATCCTCCCAGACTCGCCTTGCGCTCGCATTCCACACACTGTTACGTTGGTTTCAATCCCAGCCTCGACAGAGGGAAAGCGAGGCTTCTCTGTGTCCATCGATCAGCCCTGCAGTCCCAGGAGCTGCTCTTCGGAGCATGTACATACCGTGCGGGTCAAAGA AGTTGATACGGACTGCATCAGTCCAGATGTGAAAAACTCTATTCACGTTGGTGATAGGATTCTCGAAATCAACGGAACACCAATCAGGAATGTGCCTCTAGATGAG ATTGACCTTCTGATCCAGGAGACCAGCCGCTTGCTGAAGTTAACTATAGAACATGACCCACATGACCCCTTGCTGGAGAATCAAATGGACACTCTCAATCCGACATCAGACATCTACAACCCACAGCGACCAGGTGGCCCAAATGGAGAAGATGGCACAGTCAAAAAACGTCCCATTGT GAGAAGCTGCAGTATTGATAAATCTCCCAGTGCTGGATCACCTGGCTCTCAAAAGAGAGACTTGGGCCGCTCTGAGTCCCTGCGAATCGGCACCTCAGCGCATCGAATCTTTCGCCCTTCCGACCTAATCCATGGTGAAGTGCTCGGAAAAGGCTACTTTGGCCGAGCCATTAAG GTGACCCATAAGGAGACTGGAGAGGTCATGGCAATGAAGGAACTGATCAGATTTGATGAGGAAACTCAAAGGACCTTTCTTAAAGAG GTGAAGGTGATGCGCTGTCTCGACCACCCGAATGTCCTGAGGTTCATCGGTGTCCTTTATAAAGACAAGAGGCTGAACTTCATTACAGAGTACATCAAAGGTGGAACACTGAGGAGTATCATCAAAGATTTA GACACTCCATTGCCATGGGATCACCGTGTGAGCTTTGCCAGAGATATTGCTGAGGGAATG TCCTATCTGCATTCGATGAACATTATCCATCGAGATTTGAACTCTCATAACTGCCTGGTGCGCGAG AATAAAACTTTAGTGGTGGCAGATTTTGGATTATCTCGACTTATGGTTGATGATAAGAAGCAGGAAAGTCAATCCACCATGAGGAAGCAGGACCGGAAGAAGCGCTACACCGTGGTGGGAAACCCTTACTGGATGGCTCCAGAGATGATCAATG gTAAAAGCTATGATGAGAAAGTTGACATCTTTTCGTTTGGGATTGTGCTATGTGAG TTAATTGGTAGAGTGAATGCAGACCCAGATTACCTACCCAGGACAACAGACTTTGGTCTGAATGTCCCAGTGTTCTTGGATCGATACTGTCCTGTAGAATGTCCAGCAGCCTTCTTTCCACTTGCAGTCATGTGTTGTGACCTGGATCCTGAAAAGAG GCCATCGTTTATGAACTTGGGGCAGTGGCTTTTAGCCCTGAAACTACATGTGGAGATgaacctccctctctcctctgacCTGGAGCAGATTGATCGATCCTTTTTCCAGAATCATTCAAGGAGCAAGGAGAAGCTTCTGGAGCCCATGTGA